Proteins found in one Candidatus Desulfofervidus auxilii genomic segment:
- the mqnC gene encoding dehypoxanthine futalosine cyclase, translating into MDFLKKQDKKLIDKILNGERLKKEEAIRLFDLDLILLGKLAHQIRLRLHPEPIVTYIVDRNINYSNICISCCKFCAFWRPKGHPEAYVLNKKELAKKIEETIELGGIQILLQGGLHPDWTISDYEEMLFWIKKHYPNIHIHGLSAPEIAHIAKKSNLSIEETLIRLKKAGLNSIPGGGAEILVDRVRKILSPNKCDVFTWLKVMETAHKLGIKTTATMMFGHIETYEERIEHLFKIRDLQDKTHGFTAFIPWTFQPKNTALNYLKPVGAVEYLKTLAISRIILDNIPNIQASWVTQGAKIGQISLFFGANDLGSLMIEENVVAATGVKFRMNEKEMCYLIEKAGFKPQRRNMYYEWV; encoded by the coding sequence ATGGATTTTTTGAAAAAGCAAGATAAAAAACTGATTGATAAAATTTTAAATGGTGAGCGACTTAAAAAAGAAGAAGCTATAAGACTATTTGATTTAGATTTGATTTTACTAGGTAAACTGGCACATCAAATAAGATTACGTTTACATCCAGAGCCTATAGTAACTTATATTGTTGATCGTAATATTAATTATTCAAATATTTGTATTTCTTGCTGTAAATTTTGTGCATTTTGGCGTCCAAAAGGACATCCAGAGGCATATGTTTTGAATAAAAAAGAATTAGCTAAAAAAATAGAAGAAACTATTGAATTAGGTGGTATTCAAATTTTATTACAAGGAGGATTGCATCCTGATTGGACTATTTCTGATTATGAAGAGATGCTTTTTTGGATAAAAAAACATTATCCAAATATTCATATTCATGGTTTATCTGCTCCAGAAATAGCACATATTGCTAAAAAATCTAATTTAAGTATTGAAGAAACTTTAATAAGGCTTAAAAAAGCAGGTCTTAATTCTATCCCTGGTGGAGGGGCAGAGATCTTAGTAGATAGAGTGCGTAAAATTCTTTCTCCAAATAAATGTGATGTATTTACCTGGCTTAAAGTTATGGAAACAGCACACAAATTAGGAATAAAAACCACTGCTACAATGATGTTTGGCCATATAGAAACTTATGAAGAACGTATTGAACATTTGTTTAAGATTAGAGATTTACAAGATAAAACACATGGTTTTACTGCTTTTATTCCTTGGACATTTCAACCCAAAAATACAGCTCTGAATTATTTAAAACCAGTAGGTGCTGTTGAATATTTAAAAACATTGGCAATTTCTCGAATTATTTTAGATAATATTCCCAATATTCAAGCCTCATGGGTTACACAAGGGGCAAAAATTGGGCAAATTTCCTTATTTTTTGGGGCAAATGATTTAGGTAGCCTTATGATAGAGGAAAATGTAGTTGCTGCTACTGGTGTGAAATTTCGTATGAATGAAAAAGAAATGTGTTATTTAATAGAAAAAGCAGGTTTTAAACCACAGAGAAGAAACATGTATTATGAATGGGTTTAA
- a CDS encoding amidohydrolase family protein: MNGFKIHRAKWILPIFCPPIENGAIAISQGKILEVGNYKEIRKKINGEVIDHGEGILFPALVNVHTHLELSALKGIKKDNFVDWLSSIIVAKMGLKREKRKEAEKKAYNDLKITGTALFGNIKNIPENDNLPGEVIFFEFIGFNENIAQKRWKNWLNFIETYPKVMPSAHSPYSVHPKFLKKIKKLARENKKIFSIHVAESEAEVEFLLTGKGKIASLLKEKGVWEDGLIPKKRPIDYLESLKILDSNTLCVHCIEVTQKEIEILKKYKVKICICPRSNANLGLKKPPLFLFKKFGLFLCLGTDSLASNEDLNLFKEMGYLLNEGIFSPSELLEMGTWKGSIALGFGCRFGTFFPHAEAKILFSPIIGKNLAEAVIIAGIERKVRWIENYA; this comes from the coding sequence ATGAATGGGTTTAAAATTCATCGTGCTAAATGGATATTGCCTATATTTTGTCCACCTATTGAAAATGGTGCTATAGCTATAAGTCAAGGAAAAATTTTAGAAGTTGGCAATTATAAAGAAATAAGAAAGAAAATAAATGGTGAAGTTATTGATCATGGTGAAGGGATATTGTTTCCTGCTTTAGTAAATGTCCATACTCATTTAGAACTTTCGGCATTAAAAGGTATTAAAAAAGATAATTTTGTTGATTGGTTAAGCTCTATCATTGTTGCAAAAATGGGATTAAAAAGAGAAAAACGTAAGGAAGCAGAAAAAAAAGCATATAATGATTTAAAGATTACAGGTACAGCCCTTTTTGGAAACATAAAAAATATACCAGAAAATGATAATCTTCCTGGAGAAGTAATTTTTTTTGAATTTATTGGTTTTAATGAAAATATAGCTCAAAAACGCTGGAAAAACTGGCTAAATTTTATAGAAACTTATCCAAAAGTAATGCCATCTGCTCATTCTCCTTATAGTGTACATCCAAAATTTTTAAAAAAAATTAAAAAATTAGCTAGGGAAAATAAAAAAATATTTTCTATTCATGTAGCAGAAAGTGAGGCAGAAGTAGAATTTTTACTTACTGGAAAAGGTAAAATTGCCTCTTTGCTTAAAGAAAAAGGTGTTTGGGAAGATGGGCTTATACCTAAAAAAAGACCAATAGATTATTTAGAATCTCTTAAGATACTTGACTCTAATACTTTATGTGTACATTGTATAGAGGTGACACAAAAAGAGATTGAGATTTTAAAAAAATATAAAGTAAAAATTTGTATCTGTCCCAGAAGTAATGCTAATTTGGGTTTAAAAAAACCTCCTCTTTTTCTTTTTAAAAAATTTGGTCTATTTCTCTGTTTAGGTACAGATAGTTTAGCTAGTAATGAGGATTTAAATCTTTTTAAAGAAATGGGCTATTTATTAAATGAAGGCATTTTTTCTCCTAGTGAATTGTTAGAGATGGGAACATGGAAAGGTAGTATTGCTTTAGGATTTGGATGCCGTTTTGGTACATTTTTCCCTCATGCAGAGGCAAAGATATTGTTTTCTCCAATTATTGGAAAAAATTTGGCAGAGGCTGTAATTATAGCTGGAATAGAAAGAAAAGTAAGATGGATAGAAAATTACGCTTAG
- a CDS encoding menaquinone biosynthesis protein: MDRKLRLGKFPFLNCVPIYYGLETGKIKCKEEFHLISAPPTNLNNLLKKAKLDISPISSIAYVDIVNECLILPELSISAKGKVKSVVLFSRVPIEELDGCPVFVTKQSATSVALLKLILKKEFGIKPIYKKGEIIKFNGTVIAGLAIGDAALNLRAKRIYPYQLDLSEIWQKWTGLPFVFSFFVVRKTFWETHRRKIINIWQALLASKKWGLSHLNIIATLYKHLDNPIAYWQCLNYDLSSLHLESLRLFFYHLKEMEEIVTIPEIKLMEI; encoded by the coding sequence ATGGATAGAAAATTACGCTTAGGTAAATTTCCATTTTTAAATTGTGTACCAATCTATTATGGTCTAGAAACAGGTAAAATAAAATGCAAAGAGGAATTTCATTTAATTTCTGCTCCTCCAACAAATCTTAATAATCTTCTTAAAAAAGCTAAATTAGATATAAGCCCTATTTCCTCAATAGCATATGTTGACATAGTTAATGAATGTTTAATTTTGCCAGAACTTTCTATATCTGCTAAGGGAAAAGTAAAAAGTGTAGTACTTTTTAGTCGTGTGCCAATAGAAGAACTTGATGGGTGTCCTGTTTTTGTTACTAAACAATCAGCCACTTCCGTTGCCCTTTTAAAGCTTATTTTAAAAAAAGAATTTGGCATTAAACCTATTTATAAAAAAGGCGAGATTATTAAATTTAATGGGACAGTTATAGCTGGATTAGCTATTGGTGATGCAGCCTTAAATCTTAGGGCAAAAAGAATCTATCCTTATCAGCTTGATTTAAGCGAGATTTGGCAAAAATGGACAGGTTTACCATTTGTATTTAGTTTTTTTGTGGTAAGAAAAACATTTTGGGAAACGCATAGAAGGAAAATCATAAACATTTGGCAAGCACTTCTTGCCTCAAAAAAATGGGGTCTTTCTCATTTAAATATCATTGCCACATTATATAAACATTTAGATAATCCAATTGCCTACTGGCAATGTTTAAATTATGATTTATCCTCTTTGCACTTAGAGAGTTTAAGGCTATTTTTTTATCACTTAAAGGAAATGGAAGAGATTGTAACTATACCCGAAATAAAATTAATGGAAATTTAA
- the topA gene encoding type I DNA topoisomerase, translating to MKLLIVESPAKARTLKKLLKNFVVEATIGHIKDLPKNKLGVEIENQFKPIYVILPGKQKIIKKLKTLAKKAEEIYLASDPDREGEAIAWHIAEEIDKKGERIKRVLFHEITPIAVKEALKNPTSLDSNKYGSQQTRRILDRLVGYKISPLLWEKVKRGLSAGRVQSVALRLICEREKAIQNFVSEEYWEISVLLEAKNPPPFEAKLIKIKDQKCHLRTEDEAKKIIHDLKEPFIVEKITSKEKKKYPPPPFITSTMQQEAAKKLGFSAQKTMFIAQQLYEGIDLPEGRVGLITYMRTDSVRSAEIAIKEARKFIKEKWGDKAIPKNPYFYKNKREAQDAHEAIRPTSVYRTPESISNWLNSDQKALYELIWKRFIASQMAPAIYDQTIIEITCGDYLFKVTGSILKDYGFKYIYEETEDKDKSVILPLLEEGEKLKLKKILPSQHFTKPPARYTEASLIKELEEKGIGRPSTYATILTTIQERKYVVKDKGKFKPTELGFIVNELLIKNFPEIVDVSFTAKMEAELDEIEEGKKLPLETLTAFYEVFNQALKQAEIKMLDVKRKGIETEIKCEKCGAKMIIKIGKNGVFLACSRYPVCKNTKDFVRNENGEIVILTKETEEICPECGRPLIKKQGRYGLFLACSGYPECKYTASITLNIVCPQCGLGKLVKQISKKKKIFYRCSRYPQCQFILWNEPIAKSCPNCGAAFRILKKQQLICLKCGYKEKYS from the coding sequence ATGAAATTACTTATTGTTGAATCTCCAGCAAAGGCAAGGACTTTAAAAAAACTTTTGAAAAATTTTGTAGTAGAGGCTACTATTGGTCATATTAAAGATTTGCCAAAAAATAAATTAGGTGTAGAGATTGAAAATCAATTTAAACCTATTTATGTAATTTTACCAGGGAAACAAAAAATTATAAAAAAATTAAAAACATTAGCAAAAAAAGCAGAAGAAATCTATCTTGCCTCTGATCCAGATAGAGAAGGAGAAGCTATTGCTTGGCATATAGCAGAAGAAATAGATAAAAAAGGGGAGAGAATTAAACGTGTGCTTTTTCACGAAATCACGCCTATTGCTGTAAAAGAAGCATTAAAAAATCCTACATCCCTTGATTCAAATAAATATGGCTCACAACAAACCAGACGTATTTTGGATAGACTTGTTGGCTATAAAATTTCTCCACTTTTATGGGAAAAGGTAAAAAGGGGTCTTTCAGCAGGTAGGGTGCAATCAGTAGCCTTGAGATTGATATGTGAAAGAGAGAAGGCTATTCAGAACTTTGTATCAGAAGAATATTGGGAAATATCTGTTTTATTAGAAGCAAAAAATCCTCCTCCTTTTGAGGCAAAACTTATTAAAATTAAGGATCAAAAATGTCATTTAAGAACAGAAGATGAAGCAAAAAAGATAATTCATGATTTAAAAGAGCCTTTTATTGTTGAAAAAATCACATCCAAAGAGAAAAAAAAGTATCCTCCTCCTCCATTTATTACTAGCACAATGCAACAGGAAGCAGCAAAAAAGCTTGGTTTTTCAGCTCAAAAAACAATGTTTATTGCTCAGCAACTTTATGAAGGCATAGATTTACCTGAAGGTAGAGTGGGTCTTATTACTTATATGCGTACAGATTCGGTACGCAGTGCTGAAATAGCTATTAAAGAAGCAAGAAAATTTATAAAAGAAAAATGGGGAGATAAGGCTATTCCTAAAAATCCATATTTTTATAAGAATAAACGAGAGGCTCAAGATGCTCATGAAGCAATAAGACCTACCTCTGTTTATCGCACTCCAGAAAGTATTTCTAATTGGCTTAACTCTGATCAAAAAGCACTTTATGAACTTATCTGGAAACGTTTTATTGCTTCTCAAATGGCTCCTGCTATTTATGATCAAACAATAATAGAAATTACTTGTGGAGATTATCTTTTTAAGGTTACTGGTAGCATATTAAAAGATTATGGTTTTAAATATATTTATGAGGAAACCGAAGATAAAGATAAATCTGTTATTTTGCCATTATTAGAAGAAGGAGAAAAATTAAAATTAAAAAAGATTTTGCCTTCTCAACATTTTACTAAACCACCAGCTCGTTATACAGAAGCATCTTTAATAAAAGAACTAGAAGAAAAAGGTATAGGGCGTCCTAGTACATATGCTACCATACTTACTACTATTCAAGAAAGAAAATATGTTGTGAAAGATAAAGGAAAGTTTAAACCAACAGAATTAGGTTTTATTGTAAACGAATTACTAATAAAAAATTTTCCTGAAATTGTAGATGTCTCTTTTACTGCTAAAATGGAAGCTGAGTTAGATGAGATAGAAGAGGGAAAAAAGCTTCCTTTAGAAACACTTACAGCTTTTTATGAGGTTTTTAATCAAGCGCTCAAACAGGCAGAAATAAAAATGCTTGATGTAAAAAGGAAAGGAATTGAGACAGAAATAAAGTGTGAGAAATGTGGTGCTAAAATGATAATAAAGATTGGCAAAAATGGTGTATTTCTTGCTTGTTCTCGTTATCCGGTATGTAAAAATACAAAAGATTTTGTTAGGAACGAGAATGGAGAGATTGTTATTCTAACAAAAGAGACAGAAGAAATTTGTCCAGAATGTGGTCGTCCTCTTATCAAAAAACAAGGTCGTTATGGTCTATTTCTTGCTTGTTCAGGTTATCCTGAATGCAAATATACTGCTTCTATTACATTAAATATTGTTTGTCCTCAATGTGGTTTAGGAAAACTTGTAAAACAAATTTCTAAAAAGAAAAAGATTTTTTATCGTTGCAGTCGTTATCCACAATGTCAATTTATTTTATGGAATGAACCTATAGCTAAATCATGTCCAAATTGTGGGGCTGCATTTAGAATTTTAAAAAAACAACAACTTATTTGTCTTAAATGTGGATATAAAGAAAAATATTCTTAA
- a CDS encoding NAD(P)H-dependent oxidoreductase: MFVLALLGSPRKGGNTESLLFAFLEGIKEMGGEIKVLNIAEKRIFPCIECGKCEENGFCFIKDDMEEIYFLLRQADAVILATPVFFYNVPAQLKAFIDRCQVFWVRRYILNLIDPKATFRLGFLLTVGATKCKNLFFGIELTAKYFFKAIGAKYKKKLGFKRIEKKGDIIYHPTALKEAYLEGKKFIKSFKKRKKIIFISQKNACRSHMAEAFLQYYAGKYFDVKSAGIQPASNIDPLVIKVMAEKGIDLVYRRPKKIEVVQEDLYDLLIQMDEGYKAIISANKVENWNIKKKEKNIKNIRQLRDEIEKRIKNLIKNLI, from the coding sequence ATGTTTGTGCTTGCTTTATTGGGTAGTCCTAGGAAAGGAGGAAATACAGAAAGTCTTCTTTTTGCCTTTTTAGAAGGTATAAAAGAAATGGGAGGAGAAATAAAAGTATTAAATATTGCAGAAAAGAGGATTTTTCCTTGTATAGAGTGTGGAAAATGTGAGGAAAATGGTTTTTGTTTTATTAAAGACGATATGGAAGAAATTTATTTTCTTCTGAGGCAAGCTGATGCAGTGATTCTTGCTACACCTGTTTTTTTCTATAATGTTCCTGCTCAATTAAAGGCCTTTATTGATCGTTGTCAAGTATTTTGGGTAAGAAGATATATTTTAAATCTTATAGATCCAAAAGCCACTTTCCGTTTAGGCTTTTTGCTTACAGTAGGAGCGACAAAATGTAAAAATCTTTTTTTTGGTATTGAGCTTACAGCCAAATATTTTTTTAAAGCTATTGGAGCAAAATACAAAAAAAAGCTTGGTTTTAAAAGAATAGAAAAAAAGGGAGATATAATTTATCATCCAACTGCATTAAAAGAAGCCTATTTAGAAGGGAAAAAATTTATAAAATCTTTTAAAAAAAGAAAAAAAATAATCTTTATTTCTCAAAAAAACGCTTGCCGTAGCCATATGGCTGAAGCCTTTTTACAATATTATGCTGGAAAATACTTTGATGTAAAAAGTGCTGGTATACAGCCAGCTTCAAATATAGATCCATTAGTAATAAAAGTTATGGCAGAAAAAGGGATTGATTTAGTTTATCGTCGACCTAAAAAAATAGAAGTTGTGCAGGAAGATTTATATGATCTATTAATTCAAATGGATGAGGGATATAAAGCTATTATTTCTGCTAATAAAGTAGAAAATTGGAATATAAAGAAAAAAGAAAAAAATATTAAAAACATACGCCAACTGCGAGATGAGATAGAAAAAAGAATAAAAAATTTAATAAAAAATTTAATTTAG
- a CDS encoding peptidylprolyl isomerase encodes MKIDTDMVVEIQYTVTLDSGEVVEGAKEPARYSFIFGKGQIFPALERKLKGLKPGDTMEVTLTPAEGFGERRPELMREVPLSEFPPDLEIEVGHMYRTVDAQGNPMYFSIREKTDKTAILDFNHPLAGENLHFKVSVVSVRPATAEELAEASSVCIPGGCASCSEPCD; translated from the coding sequence ATGAAGATTGATACTGACATGGTAGTGGAAATTCAATACACAGTAACCTTGGATTCTGGTGAAGTGGTGGAAGGAGCAAAGGAACCAGCGCGTTATTCTTTCATTTTTGGTAAAGGACAGATCTTTCCAGCATTAGAAAGGAAATTAAAAGGGCTTAAACCTGGCGATACAATGGAAGTTACACTTACTCCTGCTGAAGGTTTTGGCGAAAGAAGACCAGAATTAATGAGAGAAGTACCTCTTTCTGAATTTCCACCAGATTTAGAAATAGAAGTAGGACATATGTATCGCACAGTAGATGCACAAGGAAATCCAATGTATTTTTCTATCAGAGAAAAAACAGACAAAACAGCCATTCTTGATTTTAACCATCCTTTAGCAGGTGAAAATCTCCATTTTAAGGTTTCTGTAGTTAGTGTACGTCCTGCCACAGCAGAAGAATTAGCAGAAGCTAGTTCTGTTTGTATCCCTGGTGGATGTGCTTCTTGTAGTGAGCCTTGTGATTAA
- the tatB gene encoding Sec-independent protein translocase protein TatB, with amino-acid sequence MFSIGMQELIIILIIALLVLGPKRLPEVARALGRGVKEFRKATREVKESIDIEGELKKIEDEIISEEIEEKEKAKNGRK; translated from the coding sequence ATGTTTAGTATTGGTATGCAGGAATTAATAATTATTTTAATTATTGCCCTTCTTGTTTTGGGCCCAAAGAGATTGCCTGAAGTAGCTCGTGCATTAGGTAGAGGAGTAAAGGAGTTTAGAAAAGCAACAAGAGAGGTGAAAGAAAGCATTGATATAGAGGGAGAATTAAAAAAAATAGAAGATGAAATTATTTCTGAGGAGATAGAAGAAAAGGAAAAAGCTAAAAATGGGCGAAAATGA
- the tatC gene encoding twin-arginine translocase subunit TatC — protein sequence MGENEELKLPFTAHLEELRQRLFICLIAIALGAAISFFFSKKLFYFLAQPLVKLLPPDQPMIFTALTEAFFTYFKVSLLFGFIFASPIVFYQLWKFVAPGLYEHEKKFVIPFVISSTFFFLLGCVFAYYVVFPFGFKFFLGFSTDYLKLLPKMNEYFSLSLKLLFAFGLIFELPVFTFFLAKMGIIDKETLASKRRYAIVLSFIIAAILTPPDVGTQLLMAGPLILLYEISIWVAKIFAHKPKVISESSK from the coding sequence ATGGGCGAAAATGAAGAATTAAAATTACCTTTTACTGCTCATCTAGAGGAATTACGTCAACGTTTATTTATCTGTCTTATAGCTATTGCTTTAGGGGCAGCCATTTCTTTTTTCTTTTCTAAAAAATTATTTTATTTTCTTGCTCAGCCATTAGTAAAACTCCTACCACCTGACCAACCTATGATTTTTACTGCCCTCACAGAAGCTTTTTTTACTTATTTTAAAGTCTCTTTACTTTTTGGTTTTATATTTGCTTCACCTATTGTTTTTTATCAACTCTGGAAGTTTGTTGCTCCAGGACTTTATGAACATGAAAAAAAGTTTGTTATTCCCTTCGTAATTTCTTCTACTTTTTTCTTCTTATTAGGTTGTGTTTTTGCCTATTATGTAGTATTTCCTTTTGGTTTTAAATTTTTTTTAGGTTTTTCTACTGATTATTTAAAACTTTTACCAAAAATGAATGAATATTTTTCTTTAAGTTTAAAGCTTCTTTTTGCTTTTGGTCTTATTTTTGAGTTGCCAGTCTTTACATTTTTTTTAGCAAAGATGGGAATTATTGATAAAGAGACTTTGGCTTCAAAAAGGCGTTATGCTATTGTTCTTAGTTTTATAATAGCTGCTATTCTTACTCCTCCTGATGTTGGTACTCAGCTTCTTATGGCTGGTCCTTTAATTTTGCTTTATGAAATAAGCATTTGGGTAGCAAAGATTTTTGCTCATAAGCCAAAAGTTATTTCAGAATCATCTAAATAA
- a CDS encoding 4Fe-4S binding protein: protein MRRRIQFLWLFFNNGYWAFLGKEKIYTGPLKAFCAPGLNCYSCPAATLSCPIGAIQHFLSELRFNWHNSIYVFGIYVLGTMIIIGAFVGRMACGWACPFGLLQEIIFKLPTRKFSLPKYFSLFKYAILLFFVFLLPILIIDKMGYGEAWFCRYLCPVGTLEAGLPLLILIPSLKQQITWVFYHKLIILSIFLIMTIFFKRPFCHILCPLGAFYGLFNRFSLLQMHVDKTKCKKCDICYKYCPMGIKIYEKPNQLDCLRCLTCYNVCPEKAISLTFGTHHTMLLKDKHHI from the coding sequence ATGAGACGTCGAATTCAATTTCTTTGGCTATTTTTTAATAATGGTTATTGGGCATTCTTAGGTAAAGAGAAAATTTATACAGGACCTTTAAAAGCCTTCTGTGCACCAGGTCTTAATTGTTATTCTTGCCCAGCTGCTACTTTAAGTTGTCCTATTGGTGCTATTCAACACTTTCTTTCTGAATTAAGGTTTAACTGGCACAATAGTATTTATGTTTTCGGCATTTATGTTTTAGGAACAATGATTATTATCGGTGCCTTTGTTGGTCGTATGGCTTGCGGTTGGGCTTGTCCTTTTGGTCTTTTACAAGAAATTATTTTTAAGTTACCTACACGCAAATTTTCTTTACCTAAATATTTTTCGCTTTTTAAATATGCAATTTTATTATTTTTTGTTTTTTTATTACCTATTTTAATTATAGACAAAATGGGTTATGGTGAAGCATGGTTTTGTCGTTATCTATGTCCTGTTGGTACATTAGAAGCAGGTTTGCCTCTTTTAATATTAATACCTAGTTTAAAACAGCAGATTACTTGGGTTTTTTATCATAAACTAATAATTTTATCGATATTTTTAATAATGACTATATTTTTTAAACGTCCTTTTTGCCATATACTTTGTCCATTGGGTGCTTTTTATGGTTTATTTAATCGTTTTAGTCTTTTACAAATGCATGTAGATAAAACAAAGTGTAAAAAGTGTGATATTTGTTACAAATATTGTCCAATGGGAATTAAGATTTATGAAAAACCAAATCAATTAGATTGTTTGAGATGTCTTACTTGTTACAATGTTTGTCCTGAAAAGGCTATTTCTTTAACTTTTGGAACTCATCACACCATGTTGTTAAAGGACAAACATCACATTTAG
- the nth gene encoding endonuclease III, translating into MQEKIKGILEVLDKHYPNVKVALNYTNPLELLIATILSAQCTDERVNQVTAYLFKKYQTAKDYAEADLKTLEEDIKPTGFYKNKAKHIKACCQALLEKYNGEIPPDLEKLTNLPGVGRKTANVVLGNAFNIPGIVVDTHVRRLAKRLGLTKQRDPLKIEQDLMAIIPREKWTKFSLQLTWHGRTICKSRQPKCDVCPLTTWCDEFQKLKK; encoded by the coding sequence ATGCAAGAAAAAATTAAAGGCATACTAGAAGTACTTGATAAGCACTATCCTAATGTAAAAGTAGCTCTTAACTATACAAATCCATTAGAATTATTAATAGCAACCATTCTTTCTGCACAATGTACTGATGAAAGAGTAAATCAAGTAACAGCTTATCTTTTTAAAAAGTATCAAACAGCCAAAGATTATGCTGAAGCAGATTTAAAGACTTTAGAAGAAGATATTAAACCTACAGGATTTTATAAAAATAAAGCAAAACATATAAAAGCCTGTTGTCAAGCATTATTGGAAAAATACAATGGAGAAATCCCTCCTGATCTTGAAAAACTTACAAATTTACCAGGAGTAGGAAGAAAAACAGCAAATGTAGTGTTGGGTAATGCCTTTAATATACCTGGCATTGTAGTAGATACTCATGTCCGCCGTTTAGCTAAACGTTTAGGATTAACAAAACAAAGAGATCCTTTAAAAATAGAACAAGATTTAATGGCAATCATACCTAGGGAGAAATGGACAAAATTCTCTTTGCAATTAACTTGGCATGGACGTACAATCTGTAAATCACGTCAACCTAAATGTGATGTTTGTCCTTTAACAACATGGTGTGATGAGTTCCAAAAGTTAAAGAAATAG
- the glgC gene encoding glucose-1-phosphate adenylyltransferase, whose product MLKILAMVLAGGKGERLYPLTAHRTKPAVHFGGIYRLIDFVLSNLVNSGIYSIYVLTQYKAQSLLRHLQLGWVGAYPMDSFFILPVPAQMRLRESWYLGTADAIYQNTYLIKQFKPDLVLIFGADHVYFMDVRQMIDYHLEKNAEVTVATIPYPISECYQFGVVVVDENWQIKKFQEKSSNPIAMPGDPNKGLVSMGNYVFNTDVLLEELEIDAEDKDSSHDFGKDILPRICQTRRVFAYDFCKNKVPGLEKQPTYWRDVGTIISYYEANMDLKNPLPKLNLYNPKWPVRSVKYHDPPAKVVVDAEGRIGHLENSLIAGGSIVSGGWVRDSVIGRNVFVGSRALVEESVLIGDVIVEEGAQIRRTIVDEGNIIRRGERIGYDLEKDAERFYLDLTSGIVVVPKKTV is encoded by the coding sequence ATGTTAAAAATATTAGCTATGGTATTGGCTGGTGGGAAGGGAGAAAGACTTTATCCTCTTACTGCTCACCGTACCAAACCAGCTGTTCACTTTGGTGGTATTTATCGATTGATTGATTTTGTCTTAAGCAATCTTGTTAACTCCGGTATTTATTCTATATATGTTTTAACTCAATATAAAGCACAATCTCTTTTAAGACATCTTCAATTAGGTTGGGTAGGTGCTTATCCTATGGATAGTTTTTTTATCTTACCAGTGCCTGCACAAATGCGTTTAAGAGAAAGTTGGTATTTGGGTACTGCTGATGCTATTTATCAAAATACATATCTTATAAAACAATTTAAGCCAGATTTAGTCCTTATTTTTGGTGCTGATCATGTGTATTTTATGGATGTTCGCCAAATGATAGATTATCATTTAGAAAAAAATGCTGAAGTAACTGTAGCTACAATTCCCTATCCTATTTCTGAATGTTATCAATTTGGTGTAGTAGTTGTTGACGAAAATTGGCAAATTAAAAAGTTTCAAGAAAAATCTTCTAATCCTATTGCTATGCCTGGAGATCCTAATAAAGGATTAGTTTCTATGGGTAATTATGTTTTTAATACAGATGTGCTTTTAGAAGAATTGGAAATTGATGCTGAGGATAAAGATAGTTCTCATGATTTTGGTAAAGATATTTTGCCAAGAATTTGTCAAACTAGACGTGTATTTGCTTATGATTTTTGCAAAAATAAAGTGCCTGGTTTAGAAAAACAACCTACTTATTGGAGAGATGTAGGTACTATTATTTCTTATTATGAAGCTAATATGGATTTAAAAAATCCGTTACCTAAATTAAATCTTTATAATCCAAAATGGCCAGTGCGTTCAGTTAAATATCATGATCCTCCAGCAAAGGTAGTAGTAGATGCCGAGGGTCGTATTGGGCATCTTGAGAATAGTCTTATTGCTGGTGGTTCTATTGTAAGTGGAGGTTGGGTAAGGGATTCTGTTATTGGACGTAATGTATTTGTTGGTAGCCGTGCTTTAGTTGAAGAATCTGTTCTTATTGGAGATGTTATTGTAGAAGAAGGAGCTCAGATTAGAAGAACAATTGTGGATGAAGGTAATATCATCCGAAGGGGTGAAAGGATTGGTTATGATTTAGAAAAAGATGCTGAAAGATTTTATCTTGATCTTACATCGGGAATTGTTGTTGTTCCTAAAAAAACCGTTTAA